One part of the Rutidosis leptorrhynchoides isolate AG116_Rl617_1_P2 chromosome 1, CSIRO_AGI_Rlap_v1, whole genome shotgun sequence genome encodes these proteins:
- the LOC139892042 gene encoding F-box protein At2g35280-like, whose product MEVTQANILETLPQDMIVEILSRVGQNSSDQLLILKSVCKSFLKLSEDPLVLKRLSLDRWRLSPWGNPKLIYLFNLCTVFGNPNAIFCLGLIGYFDTKYTDLGLDFLKRASNSQLKEAVYVYGVIIFASHQIEAKHVGLQILNETFPPVPELVVAVRIKVFDLMRQLWLFNRHPFDDVAMPCPISDHDGYFPQFHGFEIAIPECMSCFWAYELDVFANRFAYN is encoded by the coding sequence ATGGAAGTTACTCAAGCGAACATTCTCGAAACTCTTCCACAAGATATGATTGTGGAAATTTTATcccgagttggtcagaattcatccgaCCAGTTGCTCATACTTAAGTCGGTTTGCAAAAGCTTTTTGAAGCTTTCCGAAGATCCTTTGGTATTAAAAAGGCTTTCCTTAGATCGGTGGAGACTCTCACCTTGGGGAAACCCTAAATTGATTTATCTTTTCAATCTTTGTACGGTTTTTGGAAACCCTAATGCGATTTTTTGCTTGGGTTTGATAGGTTATTTTGACACTAAATACACCGACTTAGGGCTTGATTTTTTAAAACGAGCTTCGAACAGCCAACTTAAAGAGGCTGTTTATGTTTATGGTGTGATTATATTTGCCTCTCACCAAATAGAGGCAAAGCATGTCGGTTTACAAattttaaatgaaacattcccaccagTGCCGGAGTTGGTGGTGGCGGTGAGAATAAAGGTTTTTGATTTGATGCGTCAATTATGGTTATTTAACCGCCACCCTTTTGATGACGTAGCAATGCCGTGCCCTATCTCCGACCacgatggttattttccacaattcCATGGGTTTGAAATCGCGATACCAGAATGTATGTCGTGTTTTTGGGCCTATGAGTTGGATGTTTTTGCAAACCGGTTTGCCTATAACTAG